A region of Cellulophaga sp. RHA19 DNA encodes the following proteins:
- the pth gene encoding aminoacyl-tRNA hydrolase — MIVQFFKSIFRTKPLFQLEEKDPMKKFLVVGLGNIGAEYTETRHNIGFKILDAFAKKESLTFESQKLGAVTTYKIKGRTILFLKPSTYMNLSGKAIRYWLEKEKIPQENLLVITDDINLPFGTIRVKTKGSDGGHNGLKDTQNVLQTTTYNRYRFGVGADFGKGRQVDYVLGEWNQEEQDKMPERLERSIELIKSFVLAGVKTTMNHFNNS, encoded by the coding sequence ATGATAGTACAATTTTTTAAATCAATTTTTAGAACAAAACCCTTGTTCCAATTAGAAGAAAAAGATCCTATGAAAAAGTTTTTAGTTGTTGGCCTTGGCAATATTGGCGCAGAATACACAGAAACAAGACATAATATTGGCTTTAAAATACTCGATGCTTTTGCAAAAAAAGAATCATTAACATTTGAGTCTCAAAAATTAGGAGCCGTTACCACATATAAAATAAAAGGGCGTACTATTCTTTTTTTAAAACCATCTACCTATATGAATCTAAGCGGTAAAGCCATTAGATATTGGTTAGAAAAAGAAAAAATACCACAAGAAAATCTATTAGTTATTACAGACGATATTAATTTACCTTTTGGAACTATTAGAGTTAAAACAAAGGGTAGCGACGGTGGTCATAACGGACTAAAAGATACACAAAACGTGCTACAGACAACAACCTACAATAGGTATAGGTTTGGTGTTGGCGCAGATTTTGGTAAAGGCAGACAAGTAGACTACGTTTTAGGCGAATGGAACCAAGAAGAGCAAGATAAAATGCCAGAACGTTTAGAACGCTCTATAGAGCTTATTAAATCTTTTGTATTGGCTGGTGTTAAAACTACCATGAACCATTTTAACAACTCTTAA
- a CDS encoding ribose-phosphate pyrophosphokinase: MSYSVPEPKIFACTQSTALAEKIAKSFGSDLGKVKFSRYSDGEFQPSFEESVRGARVFIIGSTNPSSENLMEMLLMLDAAKRASARHITAVLPYFGWARQDRKDKPRVPIAAKLVAKMLESAGATRIITMDLHADQIQGFFEKPVDHLFASTLFLPYLKSLKLDNLTIASPDMGGSKRAYAYSKALESDVVICYKQREKANIISHMELIGNVEGKNVVLVDDMVDTAGTLTKAADLMMERGALSVRAITTHALLSGDAYEKIEKSKLSELIVTDSIPLKKQSPKVKVVESAELFADVMTRVHNNTSISSKFLM, translated from the coding sequence ATGTCATACTCGGTCCCAGAACCTAAAATTTTTGCTTGTACACAAAGTACAGCTTTAGCTGAAAAAATAGCCAAATCATTTGGATCAGACTTAGGAAAAGTAAAATTTTCAAGATATAGCGACGGCGAATTTCAGCCTTCTTTTGAAGAGTCTGTTCGTGGCGCAAGAGTCTTTATTATTGGATCTACAAATCCAAGTTCAGAAAACTTAATGGAAATGTTACTTATGTTAGATGCTGCTAAAAGAGCATCTGCTAGGCATATTACTGCTGTTTTACCATATTTTGGTTGGGCAAGACAAGACCGTAAAGACAAACCTAGAGTGCCAATTGCAGCAAAACTAGTAGCAAAAATGCTAGAATCTGCAGGTGCAACAAGGATTATTACAATGGACTTGCACGCAGATCAAATTCAAGGTTTCTTTGAAAAACCAGTAGATCATTTATTTGCTTCTACTTTATTTTTACCTTACTTAAAAAGTTTAAAGTTAGATAACCTTACAATTGCTTCTCCAGATATGGGTGGTTCTAAAAGAGCGTACGCATACTCTAAAGCATTAGAGAGTGATGTTGTTATCTGCTACAAACAAAGAGAAAAAGCCAATATAATTTCTCATATGGAACTTATTGGTAATGTAGAAGGTAAAAATGTTGTTCTTGTAGACGATATGGTAGATACCGCAGGTACATTAACAAAAGCAGCAGACCTTATGATGGAAAGAGGTGCGCTTAGCGTAAGAGCTATTACAACGCACGCCTTACTTTCTGGTGACGCTTACGAAAAAATTGAAAAATCTAAACTTTCAGAACTTATAGTAACAGATTCAATTCCGTTAAAAAAGCAAAGTCCTAAAGTTAAAGTTGTAGAATCTGCTGAGTTATTTGCAGATGTTATGACTAGAGTTCACAACAATACATCTATTAGTTCAAAATTTTTAATGTAA
- a CDS encoding MutS-related protein, whose translation MNWILGVIIILILLYLLSNYRKKKRRKKTLNNLVNNWSKQKSKDEFHFVSIEKYFNNNNEKKDAFHTISDRCATDLDINETFKIIDRTSSKIGQQYLYYKLRSIKNKDKLKDFSNLTLLFEENEDLRLKAQLNLTSLNSNDSYSLESLVTSQPIEKPKIIWLIYTLSILSISFIFLGFFFPIFFIFLIPILATNMVFHYKNKWEVSNYIDGVSQLSKALVVSKNLVSYPKIKNHFNNTSFIKEIEAISLKTAFISFEKKVDNEFAIAFWIVTEFIKVLLNFEYIIFYSFIDSITKRKKDLKNMFHFIGEIDSAISTASLKASEYELCEPKFIEEKELVVKDIYHPLIKNCIVNSLDLLNKSLLLTGSNMSGKTTFIRSVSINSVLAQTINICFAKEYVAPFFKLYSSIRITDDILENTSYYLEEVLTIKELTDASNSKNPCLFVLDEIFKGTNTIERISGGKAILSYLNKGNNVVLVSTHDIELTNILNKENFELFHFSELIENNELTFDHKLKEGKLKTRNAIKILELYNFPKEIIGDARETEKITFANTICN comes from the coding sequence ATGAATTGGATTTTAGGAGTTATTATCATTTTAATTTTACTCTATCTTTTAAGTAATTACCGAAAGAAAAAAAGAAGAAAAAAAACTCTAAATAATTTAGTAAACAATTGGAGTAAACAAAAAAGCAAAGATGAATTTCATTTTGTGTCAATAGAAAAATATTTTAATAATAACAACGAAAAAAAAGATGCCTTTCATACCATATCTGATAGATGCGCAACTGATTTAGACATTAATGAAACTTTTAAAATAATTGACAGAACTTCTTCAAAAATTGGACAACAATATCTGTATTACAAATTAAGGTCAATTAAAAACAAAGATAAATTAAAGGATTTTAGTAATTTAACACTTCTATTTGAAGAAAATGAAGATTTAAGATTAAAAGCTCAATTAAATTTAACGAGTTTAAATTCTAATGATTCTTACTCACTTGAAAGTTTAGTTACATCACAACCAATTGAAAAACCAAAAATTATTTGGTTAATTTATACATTATCTATTTTATCAATATCTTTTATTTTTTTAGGTTTTTTCTTTCCTATATTTTTCATTTTCCTTATTCCTATACTTGCAACAAATATGGTATTTCATTATAAGAATAAATGGGAAGTTTCAAATTATATTGATGGTGTAAGCCAACTTTCTAAAGCACTTGTTGTTTCGAAAAATCTTGTCAGTTATCCAAAAATTAAAAATCACTTTAACAACACTTCATTTATAAAAGAAATTGAAGCAATTAGTTTAAAAACAGCTTTTATAAGTTTTGAGAAAAAAGTTGATAATGAATTTGCAATTGCTTTTTGGATAGTAACAGAATTTATAAAAGTTCTTTTAAATTTTGAGTATATTATTTTTTATAGTTTTATTGATTCAATTACAAAAAGGAAAAAAGACCTTAAAAATATGTTTCATTTTATAGGCGAAATTGATTCTGCTATATCGACAGCTTCATTAAAAGCAAGTGAATATGAATTGTGCGAACCGAAATTTATAGAAGAAAAGGAATTAGTTGTAAAAGATATTTATCATCCATTGATTAAAAACTGTATAGTCAACAGTTTAGATTTATTAAATAAAAGCTTATTACTAACTGGTTCAAATATGTCTGGGAAAACAACATTTATTAGAAGTGTATCAATAAACAGTGTTTTAGCACAAACAATCAATATTTGTTTTGCAAAAGAATATGTTGCTCCATTTTTTAAATTGTATTCTTCAATAAGAATTACTGATGACATATTAGAAAACACAAGTTATTATCTTGAGGAAGTTTTAACTATTAAAGAATTAACAGATGCCTCTAACAGTAAAAATCCTTGTCTTTTTGTATTAGATGAAATTTTTAAAGGAACTAATACAATAGAGAGAATTTCGGGAGGAAAAGCTATATTATCATATCTTAATAAAGGAAATAACGTTGTTTTAGTTTCGACACACGACATTGAATTAACCAATATTTTAAATAAAGAGAATTTTGAATTATTTCATTTTAGTGAGTTAATAGAAAACAATGAGCTCACTTTTGACCATAAACTAAAAGAAGGAAAATTAAAAACTAGAAACGCAATTAAGATATTAGAATTATACAATTTTCCGAAGGAAATAATAGGAGACGCAAGAGAAACTGAAAAAATAACATTTGCCAATACCATATGTAATTAA
- a CDS encoding ATP-grasp domain-containing protein — MNRIAILYQAQITPVKDGIQKPMKPGGYSDSGADIAFELIKNNINVITPVENPNQNNDKDWVFPDTKIGIEAALQKGAKIFWLNTVLYKHHNIENYFNKGLEFVGQTTKLVDVYDDKMFTNSLLKSNNIPIPKNELITIENYNNLLLELEFPVVLKPIRGRGSQGVTKIENSKELTNNLNKIFKKSSYGNAAYVEQYLYGQEITITVMPQGNYVINNKKEYFNRPWCLPAVKRFNHNNGIAPYNGTVAVMENSEVLSDKELQTTEIQEVYEHCIKSAQLIEIKAPIRIDCRANDEGKYFLFDLNMKPNMTGPSRPHRKKQDSLTLLSARKIGWNYFDLLSNILNQKWKFNS; from the coding sequence ATGAACAGAATAGCAATACTATACCAAGCTCAAATTACGCCTGTAAAAGATGGAATTCAAAAACCTATGAAACCAGGAGGTTATTCTGATAGCGGAGCTGATATTGCCTTTGAATTAATAAAAAACAATATTAATGTAATTACACCTGTGGAAAATCCAAATCAAAACAATGATAAAGATTGGGTTTTTCCTGATACAAAAATAGGGATTGAAGCGGCATTACAAAAGGGTGCAAAAATCTTTTGGCTAAATACCGTTTTATATAAACACCATAACATAGAAAATTACTTTAACAAAGGGTTAGAATTTGTAGGACAAACAACTAAATTAGTTGATGTTTATGATGATAAAATGTTTACTAATAGTTTATTAAAATCTAATAATATTCCTATTCCTAAAAATGAATTAATAACTATAGAGAACTACAATAATTTATTGCTAGAATTAGAGTTTCCGGTTGTTCTTAAACCTATTAGAGGAAGAGGTAGTCAAGGAGTTACTAAGATTGAAAACAGTAAAGAACTCACAAACAATCTTAACAAGATATTTAAAAAAAGTAGTTACGGAAATGCTGCCTATGTAGAACAATATTTATATGGACAAGAAATTACAATTACTGTAATGCCTCAGGGGAATTATGTAATCAATAACAAAAAAGAATATTTTAATAGACCTTGGTGTTTGCCTGCTGTTAAACGATTTAATCACAATAATGGAATTGCACCTTACAACGGAACCGTAGCTGTGATGGAAAACAGTGAAGTTTTGAGCGATAAGGAGTTGCAAACAACTGAAATCCAAGAAGTATATGAGCATTGTATTAAGTCGGCCCAACTAATTGAAATAAAGGCACCAATTAGAATAGATTGTAGAGCTAACGATGAAGGAAAATATTTTTTATTTGACCTAAATATGAAACCGAATATGACTGGACCTTCTAGACCTCATAGAAAAAAACAAGACAGCCTAACTCTACTTTCTGCAAGAAAAATAGGATGGAATTACTTTGATTTATTAAGTAATATCTTGAATCAAAAATGGAAATTCAACAGCTAA
- a CDS encoding alpha/beta hydrolase gives MKLIVSIFLLFLTTNSFCQSHSFYSKPDTLIIKSKIFDTERKITVSLPLDYEKIKEPKNLIVYVDGDNEEITGTILQATNNLYLYDDIPQSILVGIFHQDRNEELVEKKKLFKFLDSDVIPMIANKYNIKKKITIVGHSFGGYFSTYCFLKNNTVFNNCISISPAYWPNDSDIYDIVKKELGKESKLTGNLYLAIGDKRWDDISLREDFFKFTTILEKGDNNINFQYNDLVGFNHNSSPTVGFGLGLNFCFDQLEWNSVIIDQNNRIKSFPDFWQHYELKADALKHLEKYKEANEAYKVALNKLKLDKEVSVSDKEKIENRLQKKMKK, from the coding sequence ATGAAATTAATAGTATCAATTTTTTTATTATTCTTAACAACAAATTCTTTTTGTCAATCTCACTCATTTTATTCTAAGCCAGATACCTTAATCATAAAATCTAAAATATTTGATACAGAACGAAAAATAACGGTTAGTTTACCATTAGATTATGAAAAAATAAAAGAACCAAAAAACCTTATCGTTTATGTAGATGGCGATAATGAGGAAATTACTGGAACAATTTTACAAGCAACGAATAATTTATATCTATACGATGATATTCCTCAAAGTATTTTAGTAGGTATTTTTCACCAAGACAGAAATGAAGAATTGGTAGAAAAAAAGAAACTTTTTAAGTTTTTAGATAGTGATGTCATTCCAATGATAGCCAATAAGTACAATATCAAAAAGAAAATTACTATTGTGGGACATTCCTTTGGTGGTTATTTTTCAACTTACTGTTTCTTGAAAAATAATACAGTTTTTAATAATTGCATATCTATAAGTCCAGCGTATTGGCCAAATGATTCCGACATTTATGACATTGTAAAAAAAGAACTTGGAAAAGAATCAAAACTAACTGGTAATCTCTATCTAGCAATTGGCGACAAAAGATGGGATGACATTTCATTACGTGAAGATTTTTTCAAATTCACAACCATTTTAGAGAAAGGAGACAATAATATCAACTTTCAATACAATGATTTGGTTGGTTTTAATCATAATTCTTCACCGACTGTTGGCTTTGGTTTAGGTTTAAATTTTTGTTTTGATCAACTAGAATGGAATAGCGTTATTATCGACCAAAATAATCGAATAAAGTCATTTCCCGATTTCTGGCAACATTACGAACTAAAAGCTGACGCACTAAAACACCTCGAAAAATATAAAGAAGCAAACGAAGCCTATAAAGTAGCTTTAAACAAACTAAAATTAGATAAAGAAGTTTCAGTTTCCGACAAAGAAAAAATTGAAAATAGATTACAAAAGAAAATGAAAAAATAG
- a CDS encoding cupin domain-containing protein, whose protein sequence is MERFSKKFITTKDLEWEELGGGVSRKFLGYDNQIMMVKVKFNKGALGAPHQHFHTQATYCVSGKFEFEINGEKKIVEAGDGVYIEPNLLHSAVCLEEGMLIDTFSPVREDFLSGDGVSYFGDKK, encoded by the coding sequence ATGGAACGATTTAGTAAAAAATTTATTACCACAAAGGATTTAGAATGGGAAGAACTTGGCGGAGGAGTGTCAAGAAAATTCTTAGGTTATGACAACCAAATTATGATGGTAAAAGTAAAGTTTAACAAAGGTGCACTAGGTGCTCCACACCAACACTTTCATACGCAAGCTACCTACTGTGTATCTGGTAAGTTTGAATTTGAAATTAATGGTGAAAAGAAAATTGTTGAAGCAGGAGATGGTGTTTACATAGAACCTAATCTACTGCACAGCGCTGTTTGCCTAGAAGAAGGTATGCTTATAGACACGTTTAGTCCTGTTAGAGAAGATTTCTTAAGCGGTGACGGTGTTTCTTATTTTGGAGATAAGAAATAA
- a CDS encoding 50S ribosomal protein L25/general stress protein Ctc translates to MKSITITGSKRESVGKKATKALRNAGMVPCVVYGGKQPLHFSAPELAFKNLVYTPNAHTVVVEMENGEKVNAVVQDIQFHPVSDRIIHVDFYQLFDDKAVTMDIPVRLVGNSPGVKNGGRLLFRKRKLTIKALPGKLPDFFDIDINKLKIGGNIAVASLLNDDFAILHPDNTVVVQVKSSRNVVASDDEEEEGEAAAEAPAAE, encoded by the coding sequence ATGAAGTCAATTACAATTACAGGATCAAAAAGAGAAAGCGTAGGCAAAAAAGCAACAAAAGCCTTACGTAATGCTGGAATGGTTCCTTGCGTAGTATACGGAGGAAAACAACCACTACATTTTTCAGCACCAGAATTAGCTTTTAAAAATTTAGTGTACACTCCAAACGCGCACACAGTTGTAGTAGAGATGGAAAACGGAGAAAAAGTGAACGCTGTTGTTCAGGATATCCAATTTCACCCAGTATCTGACAGAATTATCCACGTAGATTTTTACCAATTATTTGATGATAAAGCGGTAACTATGGATATTCCTGTTCGTTTAGTAGGTAACTCTCCAGGTGTTAAAAACGGTGGTAGATTATTATTTAGAAAAAGAAAGCTTACTATTAAAGCTTTACCTGGTAAATTACCAGATTTCTTTGATATCGATATAAACAAATTAAAAATTGGTGGTAACATAGCAGTTGCTTCATTATTAAATGATGATTTTGCTATTTTACACCCAGATAATACAGTTGTAGTACAAGTTAAATCATCTCGTAACGTTGTTGCTTCTGATGATGAAGAAGAAGAAGGTGAAGCTGCGGCTGAAGCTCCTGCTGCTGAATAA
- a CDS encoding LemA family protein has protein sequence MGAGIIVTLVVLAVIVITIISIFNKMTRAKNQIENSISSLDASYIKRSDLIPNLVETVKQYMTYEKGTLEKITALRSSKSNSDPAIEKEGSQALKNLMIQVENYPELKANSQFTNLQYSWNESEEQIAAGRRYISSSITHYNNSISTFPANTVAKLFGFKSYQWQYATKEQQENINANELFN, from the coding sequence ATGGGAGCAGGAATAATAGTAACATTAGTAGTACTTGCAGTTATAGTCATTACAATCATTTCAATTTTTAATAAAATGACAAGGGCCAAAAACCAAATTGAAAACTCAATTTCATCATTGGACGCATCCTATATAAAACGAAGCGACCTTATACCCAATTTGGTTGAAACAGTAAAGCAATATATGACTTATGAAAAAGGTACATTAGAAAAAATTACGGCGCTAAGATCATCAAAATCTAACTCAGACCCAGCAATAGAGAAAGAAGGAAGTCAGGCTTTAAAAAATTTAATGATACAAGTAGAAAATTACCCAGAACTTAAAGCAAACTCACAATTTACCAACTTACAGTATAGTTGGAACGAGTCTGAAGAGCAAATTGCAGCTGGCAGAAGATACATTAGTTCCTCTATTACACATTATAACAATTCTATTAGCACATTCCCAGCAAATACTGTTGCTAAGCTATTTGGATTTAAAAGCTACCAATGGCAATACGCAACTAAAGAGCAACAAGAGAACATAAATGCTAATGAATTGTTTAATTAA
- a CDS encoding serine aminopeptidase domain-containing protein, which translates to MKKTFLLILLFCFAIVSSQNIYDYEKEISNKEYYDFKEIDFENTNDNLKLSGTLITPKTVFEKIVIIVPGSGRDTRHSHFVLAEEFLKNNIAVYRFDERGIGKSEGDYSELAGDLSTDLSYALKELQKQFLDKKFGIIGHSLGGIATLNVINNDLDFVILIETPIIKNGAFLVNQFERNYENSIPEVMRKEKTKTEITSFLKGYIDLISKSTPNSCKKEIKKYIREKGFNKRFIVLLKDTFLVEMARTNLEDTVKDLSIKTLYLTGTKDKIINHKQEVDLVKSFRNPNIEIREFDSLNHYLTNRNGKVGSSLYEMDKEPLNMIINWIIEK; encoded by the coding sequence ATGAAAAAAACTTTTTTGCTTATTTTATTATTTTGTTTTGCAATCGTTAGTTCTCAGAATATTTATGATTATGAAAAAGAAATTAGTAATAAAGAATACTATGATTTTAAAGAAATTGACTTTGAAAATACAAATGATAATTTAAAACTTTCTGGAACCTTAATAACACCAAAAACTGTTTTTGAAAAAATAGTAATTATCGTACCTGGAAGTGGACGAGACACAAGACACTCTCATTTTGTGTTAGCAGAAGAATTTTTAAAAAACAATATTGCCGTTTACAGATTTGACGAGCGTGGAATTGGGAAATCTGAAGGAGATTATTCTGAGTTAGCGGGAGATTTGTCAACTGATTTAAGCTACGCATTAAAGGAATTACAAAAACAATTTCTCGATAAAAAATTTGGCATAATAGGACACAGCCTTGGTGGAATTGCAACTCTTAATGTTATTAACAATGATTTAGATTTCGTCATTTTAATTGAAACACCAATTATAAAAAATGGAGCTTTTCTAGTTAACCAATTTGAAAGGAATTATGAAAATAGTATTCCAGAAGTAATGCGCAAGGAAAAAACCAAAACAGAAATTACGTCATTTTTGAAAGGATATATAGACTTAATAAGTAAAAGCACACCTAATTCTTGTAAAAAGGAAATAAAGAAGTATATCAGAGAAAAAGGATTTAATAAAAGGTTTATAGTATTGTTAAAAGACACTTTTTTAGTAGAAATGGCTAGAACTAATTTAGAAGATACAGTTAAGGATCTTTCTATAAAAACTTTATATCTTACAGGAACAAAGGATAAAATTATTAATCACAAGCAAGAAGTTGATTTAGTAAAATCTTTTAGAAATCCTAATATTGAAATAAGAGAATTTGATAGTCTGAATCATTATTTAACCAATAGAAATGGTAAAGTTGGCTCATCACTTTACGAAATGGATAAAGAACCGCTCAATATGATTATTAATTGGATAATAGAAAAATAA
- a CDS encoding PD40 domain-containing protein yields MKQIILLLALILFSNLLSGQSENDITTFSKKLDQFYNVRDFCISKNGNEAYFTIQSPSAEISKIVTLKKEGNQWLEPKLLPFCDEFMYLEPFLSPDQNRLFFVSDRPLDDTAKQKKDFDIWYVDKDTKNNSWSKPKNLGKPVNSNLDEFYPTVSSNNNLYFTMASPDGLGKDDIYFCEWKLGAYQPPVILNENINSDGYEFNAFVSKNEDFLLFTKYNTADGQGSGDLYISKKDKNNNWAKAKNLGLPINTKYMEYCPFYDEENQKLYFTSKRKSLKPQEFKTVLDFTNYVKEAKNGLSKIYVTTLKILKN; encoded by the coding sequence ATGAAACAAATTATACTGTTATTAGCTTTAATTTTATTTTCAAACTTATTAAGTGGCCAATCTGAAAATGACATTACTACGTTTAGCAAAAAACTAGATCAATTTTATAATGTGCGCGATTTTTGCATTTCTAAAAACGGTAATGAAGCTTATTTTACAATACAGAGTCCTTCTGCAGAAATTTCTAAAATAGTAACACTAAAAAAAGAAGGCAATCAATGGTTAGAACCCAAACTACTACCCTTTTGTGATGAGTTTATGTATCTAGAACCTTTTTTATCTCCAGATCAAAATAGGCTATTTTTTGTATCAGACAGGCCTTTGGATGATACTGCTAAACAAAAAAAAGATTTTGATATTTGGTATGTAGATAAAGATACCAAAAACAATAGTTGGTCTAAACCAAAAAACTTAGGCAAGCCTGTAAATTCTAATTTAGATGAGTTTTACCCTACAGTAAGTAGCAACAACAATTTGTACTTTACAATGGCATCACCAGATGGCTTAGGTAAAGACGATATTTATTTTTGTGAGTGGAAATTAGGCGCATACCAACCTCCTGTTATATTAAATGAAAATATAAATAGTGATGGTTATGAGTTTAATGCCTTTGTATCTAAAAATGAAGACTTTTTGTTATTTACAAAATACAACACTGCAGACGGTCAAGGAAGTGGTGATTTATACATTTCTAAAAAAGATAAAAATAACAATTGGGCTAAAGCCAAAAACTTAGGCTTACCAATAAACACAAAATACATGGAGTATTGTCCTTTTTATGATGAAGAAAACCAAAAACTATACTTCACCAGTAAAAGAAAAAGTTTAAAACCACAAGAGTTTAAAACAGTTTTAGATTTTACAAACTACGTAAAAGAAGCCAAAAACGGTTTAAGTAAAATATACGTTACCACTTTAAAAATTCTAAAAAATTAA
- a CDS encoding DUF3137 domain-containing protein — protein MTTTQLKQQLLSAHQRDKKLSLLGFILIIVAIAIVASLVYVYAYDAVASYIQNMLKGITDTANSDETPFYYKLIVPAILVSMLAAPVLKLIALTKRPKLIDELILKIDNGAIASNIEQRTVYKIIIPLLKINIRLAPVEYVTIVLDQDTKYKPYDLPIEAYDIPDLKLILSGVNTEQINKAWDELYSTSENKNEEIEYPLKPKDEFKKFIDTTLFNEINQLEQDRNKDKKKYIKYLIFSVIIVLIFGGGYAYLQLSNTPFKSEYIIYAFFIAFGLSYAYIIALSTSKVKPGTVTVANSSNSFKTKILKPMIDFINPNFHFVLHGHITLPELLETGLLQNKQYIIDGNDQILGAHKGVPFQMSDLDVAYQENFSSEKSGPDQVFYGQAFIAKFNKKFSSELYLVPKKTSKKKVIDSVSETLTLGMAGTRTTDIDMYTSYDFGSKVMLEDPEFSKLFNVYCNDQTEARYILTPALMDKIKSIANRTKGDLFISFKNNRISILNNSGLNNFEPGRFKSLSKNDNELLLEFYSNLHNQLSIIDDLKLNINIWNKNN, from the coding sequence ATGACAACTACACAATTAAAACAACAACTGTTAAGCGCACACCAAAGAGATAAAAAACTTTCATTATTAGGTTTCATATTAATAATAGTTGCCATAGCAATTGTTGCAAGTTTAGTATACGTATATGCTTATGACGCTGTTGCCAGCTATATACAAAATATGCTAAAAGGAATTACAGACACTGCAAATAGTGACGAAACCCCTTTTTACTACAAATTAATTGTGCCTGCTATACTAGTTTCTATGTTAGCTGCACCAGTATTAAAGCTTATTGCCTTAACAAAAAGGCCTAAATTAATAGATGAACTTATTCTTAAAATTGATAATGGTGCTATAGCATCTAACATAGAACAAAGAACTGTATATAAAATTATAATACCGCTTTTAAAAATTAACATAAGGCTAGCTCCTGTAGAATATGTTACCATAGTACTAGACCAAGATACCAAATACAAACCTTACGACTTACCTATTGAAGCCTATGACATTCCAGATTTAAAGCTAATATTAAGTGGTGTAAACACAGAACAAATAAATAAAGCTTGGGATGAATTATACAGTACCAGTGAAAATAAAAACGAAGAAATAGAGTATCCACTAAAGCCTAAAGATGAATTTAAAAAATTTATAGATACTACATTATTTAATGAGATTAACCAGTTAGAGCAAGATAGAAACAAAGACAAAAAGAAGTACATAAAATACCTTATATTTTCTGTCATAATTGTTCTTATTTTCGGAGGCGGATATGCTTATCTACAGTTATCAAACACTCCATTTAAATCAGAATATATCATTTATGCTTTCTTTATAGCATTTGGACTTTCATACGCCTATATAATTGCTCTTAGCACTAGCAAAGTTAAACCAGGTACAGTTACAGTTGCTAATTCTAGTAATAGTTTTAAAACTAAAATTTTAAAACCGATGATTGACTTTATTAACCCCAATTTTCATTTTGTATTACACGGACATATTACCTTACCAGAGTTACTAGAAACTGGTCTATTGCAAAACAAACAATACATTATAGATGGTAATGACCAAATATTGGGAGCGCACAAAGGAGTACCTTTTCAGATGAGTGATCTTGATGTAGCATACCAAGAAAACTTTTCTAGTGAAAAAAGTGGTCCAGACCAAGTTTTTTATGGTCAGGCTTTTATTGCTAAATTCAACAAAAAATTTAGCTCAGAGTTATATTTAGTTCCAAAGAAAACTTCTAAAAAGAAGGTTATAGATTCTGTTTCTGAAACCTTAACACTAGGAATGGCAGGTACAAGAACCACAGATATAGATATGTATACTAGTTATGATTTTGGCTCTAAAGTAATGCTAGAAGACCCAGAGTTTTCTAAATTATTTAATGTGTATTGTAATGACCAAACTGAAGCTAGGTACATTTTAACTCCGGCTTTAATGGACAAAATAAAATCAATAGCCAATAGAACCAAAGGAGATTTATTTATCTCTTTTAAAAATAATAGAATATCAATCTTAAATAATAGCGGTTTAAATAATTTTGAACCTGGAAGATTTAAATCTTTAAGTAAAAATGACAATGAACTCTTATTAGAGTTTTATTCTAATTTACACAACCAATTATCAATTATAGACGATTTAAAATTAAACATTAACATCTGGAATAAAAACAATTAA